The following coding sequences lie in one Candidatus Kinetoplastibacterium sorsogonicusi genomic window:
- a CDS encoding SDR family oxidoreductase, translating into MKILLIGSNGRLGKALKYKIKKLNVNIVQINRKDINLYYAKNLIEKLNIIKPDIIINAAAFTNVDQAELSPKYVFMLNTYLVSILAKYSYENGILIIHYSTNYVFDGNKKDLYNENDRTNPINIYGYSKYLSENNIFISKSKYLIFRFGWLISNYKNNLVTNIINSLLTDKILSINYNQIIVPTHVDIIVDITIIFIIYYINNININIGLYHISPLGRVNIYNLSCYILDYMNFLDIKTKIDKNNIIINNNNKINLRPYNACLNSSKIKKLLRINIPHWKIGVNKVINQFFKSY; encoded by the coding sequence ATGAAAATATTATTAATAGGTAGTAATGGAAGATTAGGAAAAGCATTAAAATATAAAATAAAAAAATTAAATGTTAATATAGTACAAATTAATAGAAAAGATATTAATTTATATTATGCTAAAAACTTAATTGAAAAATTAAATATTATTAAACCAGATATCATTATAAATGCTGCTGCATTTACTAATGTAGATCAAGCAGAATTATCACCTAAATATGTATTTATGCTAAATACATATTTAGTATCAATTCTTGCTAAATATTCATATGAAAATGGTATTTTAATCATTCATTATTCAACAAATTATGTATTTGATGGTAACAAAAAAGATTTATATAATGAAAATGATAGGACAAACCCTATTAATATTTATGGATATTCCAAATATTTAAGTGAAAATAATATTTTTATTAGTAAATCTAAATATTTAATTTTTCGCTTTGGATGGTTAATATCTAATTATAAAAATAATTTAGTTACTAATATAATAAATTCTCTCTTAACAGATAAAATTTTAAGCATTAATTATAATCAAATTATTGTTCCAACACATGTAGATATTATAGTTGATATTACAATTATATTTATTATTTATTACATTAATAATATAAATATTAATATAGGTTTATATCATATAAGCCCATTAGGTAGAGTTAATATATATAATTTATCTTGTTATATATTAGATTATATGAATTTTTTAGATATTAAAACTAAAATTGATAAAAACAATATTATTATTAATAATAACAATAAAATTAATTTAAGGCCCTATAATGCATGTCTAAATTCTTCAAAAATAAAAAAATTATTAAGAATAAACATACCTCATTGGAAAATTGGTGTTAATAAAGTTATTAATCAATTTTTTAAATCATATTAA
- the rfbB gene encoding dTDP-glucose 4,6-dehydratase, which produces MTILVTGGAGFIGSNFIKLFLSKHNETIVNIDKFTYAGKKENICDVLKNKNHILIKNCITDKYSLQKIFETFRPRAVIHLAAESHVDNSINIPRNFIDTNIIGSFELIEISKKYFQSLTAQEKYNFKFINISTDEVYGDLSETGKPFEENDPYKPNNPYSASKAASSHIMRSYFKTYNIPTITTHCSNNYGPFQSSEKLIPMIIKKALNMENIPIYGNGSQIRDWIHVNDHCLAILKILELGIPGEHYNIGGGNELTTISIANHICNILDILQPNISSYKKLIKFVPNRPGCDYRYSINYNKIFQQTNWQPLYKFDVGIFDTVKWYVENPFYK; this is translated from the coding sequence ATGACTATATTAGTAACTGGTGGAGCTGGATTTATAGGCTCTAATTTTATAAAATTATTTTTGTCAAAACATAATGAAACGATTGTAAATATAGATAAATTTACTTATGCTGGCAAAAAAGAAAATATATGTGATGTATTAAAAAATAAGAATCATATATTAATTAAAAATTGTATTACAGATAAATATTCATTACAAAAAATATTTGAAACATTTCGTCCTAGAGCAGTTATACATCTTGCAGCAGAATCACATGTAGATAATTCTATTAATATACCAAGAAATTTTATTGATACAAATATTATTGGTTCATTTGAATTAATTGAAATTTCAAAAAAATATTTTCAATCATTAACTGCACAAGAAAAATATAATTTCAAATTTATTAATATTTCAACAGATGAGGTATATGGAGATTTAAGCGAAACAGGAAAACCATTTGAAGAAAATGATCCATATAAACCAAATAATCCATATTCTGCAAGTAAAGCAGCAAGTAGCCATATAATGAGATCATATTTTAAAACATATAATATACCTACTATTACTACACATTGCTCTAATAATTATGGACCATTTCAATCATCTGAAAAATTAATTCCTATGATAATTAAAAAGGCATTAAATATGGAAAATATTCCTATATATGGCAATGGTAGTCAAATTAGAGACTGGATTCATGTAAATGACCACTGTCTTGCTATATTGAAAATTTTAGAATTAGGTATACCAGGAGAACATTATAACATTGGTGGAGGTAATGAATTAACTACAATTTCCATAGCTAATCATATATGTAATATATTAGATATATTACAACCAAACATATCATCCTATAAAAAATTAATTAAATTTGTACCTAATAGGCCAGGATGTGATTATAGGTACTCTATAAATTATAATAAAATTTTTCAACAAACTAATTGGCAACCATTATATAAATTTGATGTAGGTATTTTTGATACAGTAAAATGGTATGTAGAAAATCCTTTTTATAAATAA
- the dapA gene encoding 4-hydroxy-tetrahydrodipicolinate synthase, with product MVFSTKKISGSIVALITPMTPEGNIDYITYKRLIDWHIEEGTDALVVVGTTGESPSVSMDENAELIKVAVEYSNGRIPIISGVGANSTSEAIHLTKFAKKVGADAGLSVVPYYNKPSQDGIYQHFKNIAENVDLPIILYNVPGRTSVDMSNETVIKLTEIPGIIGIKDATGDIARGALLIRDCPSDFKIFSGDDSTAAALMMLGCSGSISVTANILPKTLKMLCDASMQGDIKKARELNSMLAPINKALFIEANPIPVKWALSELGMISLGYRLPLIPLNEKYHNLVRNAMKLAGCIF from the coding sequence ATGGTTTTTTCTACAAAAAAAATTAGCGGTAGTATTGTAGCATTAATAACTCCTATGACACCTGAAGGAAATATTGATTATATTACATATAAACGCTTAATAGATTGGCATATAGAAGAAGGTACTGATGCTTTAGTAGTAGTAGGTACTACTGGTGAATCACCTTCTGTTTCTATGGATGAAAATGCAGAGTTAATAAAAGTAGCTGTTGAATATTCAAATGGTAGAATTCCTATTATATCTGGAGTAGGTGCTAACTCTACAAGTGAAGCTATCCATTTAACAAAATTTGCAAAAAAAGTAGGTGCTGATGCTGGATTATCAGTAGTGCCATACTATAATAAGCCATCTCAAGATGGAATATATCAGCATTTTAAAAATATTGCTGAAAATGTTGATTTACCTATCATTTTATACAATGTACCAGGTAGAACATCAGTAGATATGTCAAATGAAACGGTTATTAAATTAACCGAAATTCCTGGAATTATAGGTATTAAAGATGCAACTGGTGATATTGCAAGAGGAGCATTATTAATTAGAGATTGTCCTAGTGATTTTAAAATTTTTAGTGGAGATGATTCAACTGCTGCAGCTTTAATGATGTTAGGTTGTTCTGGAAGTATTTCAGTTACAGCTAACATATTACCTAAAACGTTAAAGATGCTATGTGATGCTTCTATGCAAGGTGATATAAAAAAAGCTCGTGAACTAAACTCAATGTTAGCTCCAATAAATAAAGCTTTATTTATTGAAGCAAATCCTATACCAGTAAAATGGGCTCTTAGCGAATTAGGTATGATTTCTTTAGGATATAGATTACCATTAATACCATTAAATGAAAAATATCATAATCTAGTACGTAATGCTATGAAATTAGCTGGTTGTATATTTTAA
- the mutS gene encoding DNA mismatch repair protein MutS, translated as MNDFNLSSIEKHTPMMQQYLEIKAQAKDLILLYRLGDFYEMFFDDAIQASKLLNLTLTKRGFFNNKPIPMAGIPAISLDQYLAKFLDQGQSIAICEQIGEININNKGPIERKIVKIITPGTLTDDFLLPTKSDRIVLSIHNTKHSTGISYLNLANGEFYVLECEPHELETEIHRLDPAEILISENDKLNFSYKAKISKIASINFNIDNAMQELLNHFKINSINCFDIQNMKNAVCAAGALIKYVIQTQFTDLKHIKNIKIENNNEYVILNPETRKNLELTTSINGNNSTLFTIMDNCSTSMGSRTLKRWLQNPIRNIQILRKRQEAIDTLYQYICQNNKNQNFLKELRSFPDLERISSRISMKSAKPKEISSLRDAISLLPIISEQLINLNLTKKSSLIKSINNCFYIDNDLLILLNKSIVTEPSNNLKDGNIILSGFDQELDKLRDIYLNSHMHLSKIEEIEKKNTGINNLKIEFNRINGFYIEVSKGQIYKIPKHYVRKQTLKNTERYITEELKNLENTILASKDQAIRREKLLYENLLSEIDKYYDELSNCAKSLAQLDVLLNLAIHAYNNNWNLPIISEDNEIIIKDGRHPVVENNIECFIPNSCELKNDANRIYIITGPNMGGKSTYMRQVALITILAKIGSFIPAKTAIIGNIDRIFTRIGANDDISHNKSTFMVEMTEAALILNTSTKNSLVLMDEIGRGTSTYDGLSLAWSIVITLLTVNKSLTLFSTHYFELTEITKKYSHITNVHLTISEESDNITFLHEVKKGICNKSYGIHVAKTAGIPQEVINIATKKLKYLENKKNNATYKSIINNIINLKLDDITGLEALNILNNFKIQIKNINKKI; from the coding sequence ATGAATGATTTTAATTTATCATCTATAGAAAAACATACACCTATGATGCAACAATATTTAGAAATTAAAGCACAAGCTAAAGATTTAATATTGTTATACAGACTAGGTGATTTTTATGAAATGTTTTTTGATGATGCAATACAAGCATCTAAATTATTAAATTTAACTTTAACTAAAAGAGGTTTTTTTAATAACAAACCAATACCTATGGCTGGCATCCCAGCAATTTCTCTGGATCAATATTTAGCTAAATTTTTAGATCAAGGTCAATCGATAGCTATTTGTGAACAAATAGGAGAAATCAATATCAATAATAAAGGTCCAATTGAAAGAAAAATAGTTAAAATAATTACACCAGGTACTTTGACAGATGATTTTTTATTGCCAACTAAATCTGACCGTATTGTATTATCTATTCATAATACAAAACATAGTACAGGAATTTCATATTTAAATCTAGCTAATGGAGAATTTTATGTTTTAGAATGTGAACCACATGAGCTAGAAACAGAAATACATAGATTAGACCCAGCAGAAATTTTAATTTCTGAAAATGATAAATTAAATTTTTCATATAAAGCAAAAATTTCTAAAATTGCTTCTATTAATTTTAATATTGATAATGCAATGCAAGAACTTTTAAATCATTTTAAAATAAATTCTATAAATTGTTTTGATATTCAAAATATGAAAAATGCAGTATGTGCTGCAGGTGCATTAATTAAATATGTCATACAAACACAATTTACTGATTTAAAACATATTAAAAATATAAAAATAGAAAATAATAATGAATATGTGATACTAAATCCAGAAACGCGTAAAAATTTAGAACTCACAACGTCAATAAATGGTAATAACTCAACTTTATTTACAATTATGGATAATTGTTCTACTTCTATGGGCAGTAGAACTTTAAAAAGATGGTTGCAAAATCCTATAAGAAATATACAAATTTTAAGAAAAAGACAAGAAGCAATAGATACACTATATCAGTATATTTGCCAAAATAATAAAAATCAAAATTTTTTAAAAGAATTAAGATCTTTTCCAGATTTAGAGAGAATTTCATCTAGAATTTCAATGAAATCTGCAAAGCCAAAAGAAATAAGTAGTTTAAGAGATGCTATATCTTTATTGCCTATAATTTCTGAACAATTAATTAATTTGAATTTAACAAAAAAATCTTCTTTAATAAAAAGTATTAATAATTGTTTTTATATAGATAATGATCTTTTAATATTATTAAATAAATCTATAGTAACAGAACCTTCAAATAATTTAAAAGATGGGAATATTATATTATCTGGATTTGATCAAGAATTAGATAAATTAAGAGATATATATCTAAATAGTCATATGCATTTATCCAAAATAGAAGAAATAGAGAAAAAAAATACTGGTATTAATAATCTAAAAATAGAATTTAATCGTATTAATGGTTTTTATATAGAAGTTAGTAAAGGACAGATTTATAAAATTCCTAAACATTATGTTAGAAAACAAACTTTAAAAAATACTGAAAGATATATAACTGAAGAATTAAAAAATTTAGAAAATACAATCTTGGCATCAAAAGATCAAGCAATAAGAAGAGAAAAATTGCTATATGAAAATTTATTATCTGAAATAGATAAATATTATGATGAATTATCTAATTGTGCTAAATCATTGGCACAATTAGATGTTTTATTAAACTTAGCTATACATGCATATAATAATAATTGGAATTTACCAATAATTAGTGAAGATAATGAGATTATTATAAAAGATGGTAGACATCCTGTAGTAGAAAACAATATAGAATGCTTTATACCTAATAGTTGTGAATTAAAAAATGATGCTAATAGAATTTATATTATTACTGGACCAAATATGGGTGGTAAATCAACATATATGCGTCAAGTAGCATTGATTACTATATTAGCAAAAATTGGTAGTTTTATTCCTGCAAAAACAGCAATAATAGGTAATATTGATCGTATTTTTACTAGAATAGGCGCTAATGATGATATTTCTCATAATAAATCAACATTTATGGTAGAAATGACAGAAGCAGCATTAATATTAAATACAAGTACTAAAAATAGTTTAGTGTTAATGGATGAAATAGGAAGAGGAACTTCTACATATGATGGTTTATCTTTAGCATGGTCAATAGTAATAACATTATTGACTGTTAATAAATCATTAACACTTTTTTCTACTCATTATTTCGAATTAACAGAAATTACTAAAAAATATTCTCATATAACTAATGTACATTTAACCATTTCTGAAGAATCAGATAATATTACGTTTTTACATGAAGTAAAAAAAGGCATATGTAATAAAAGCTATGGTATTCATGTAGCAAAGACAGCTGGAATACCTCAAGAAGTAATAAATATAGCCACAAAAAAATTAAAATATTTAGAAAATAAAAAAAATAATGCTACTTATAAATCTATTATAAATAACATTATTAATTTAAAGTTGGATGATATAACAGGACTTGAAGCACTAAATATTTTAAATAATTTCAAAATACAAATAAAAAATATAAATAAAAAAATATAA
- a CDS encoding mechanosensitive ion channel family protein, which produces MEYIIYCFNFFTPFLIENSLNIITSFFIFVLGWNFSNFAGNFIQQALQISPKIDSTILPILKTLIIWTIRTCILITILSRFGIQTTSIITMLGAAGLAIGLALQGTLQNIAAGIMLLILRPIRTNEYISINNIEDCLVKEIGLFLTTLSYPNGIIIIMPNSTIWGAVIKNFSRTDERRIDIYIPVNYDDSLDKIIEHLTQLIKSNDMVLNKHQSSVNIADYKENYILINVRAWTKSINYSKLKYQLNYQIWEIIKNLNVRESINKTFLINKL; this is translated from the coding sequence ATGGAATATATTATTTATTGTTTTAATTTTTTTACCCCTTTTTTAATAGAAAACTCTTTAAATATTATTACATCTTTTTTTATTTTTGTTTTAGGATGGAATTTTTCAAACTTTGCTGGAAATTTCATTCAACAAGCATTGCAAATTTCACCAAAAATAGATAGTACGATTTTACCAATATTAAAAACATTAATAATATGGACTATTAGAACATGTATTTTAATAACTATATTATCACGTTTTGGCATTCAAACCACAAGCATCATTACTATGCTTGGTGCTGCTGGTTTAGCAATAGGTTTAGCACTACAAGGCACTTTACAAAATATTGCTGCAGGTATTATGTTACTTATTTTAAGACCTATTAGAACTAATGAATATATTTCCATAAATAATATAGAAGATTGTTTAGTAAAAGAAATAGGGTTATTTCTTACAACGTTATCTTATCCAAATGGAATTATTATTATAATGCCAAATAGTACTATTTGGGGAGCTGTTATCAAGAATTTTAGTAGAACTGATGAAAGAAGAATAGATATATATATACCAGTCAATTATGACGATTCTTTAGATAAAATTATAGAACATTTAACACAGTTGATTAAATCTAATGATATGGTATTAAATAAACATCAATCATCAGTAAATATTGCTGATTACAAAGAAAATTATATTTTAATAAATGTAAGAGCATGGACAAAATCTATTAACTACTCAAAGCTTAAATATCAATTAAATTATCAAATATGGGAAATTATTAAAAATTTAAATGTTAGAGAATCTATTAATAAAACATTTTTAATAAATAAATTATAA
- a CDS encoding inositol monophosphatase family protein, with protein MHPMLTIAVKAARKAGVIINRSCLELEKIKVSCKGPKNYVTEIDQLAEKAIVEILKESYPSHSFLGEEFGNYGSSKSDFLWIIDPIDGTTNFIHGFPNYAVSIALSFKDKIIQAVIYDPSRDELFTASRGSGAFLNNRRIRVSKQNILQYSLLGMHCSTFSKNDVENKFNILADECTAVRRMGSTVIDLAYVACGRLDGFCGINLKPWDLAAGSLIVTEAGGLVSDYFGEQEWMNSGNIIAATPKIFSKILNKLNN; from the coding sequence ATGCACCCTATGCTTACTATTGCTGTTAAAGCAGCAAGAAAAGCAGGAGTAATTATAAATCGCTCCTGCTTAGAATTAGAAAAAATTAAAGTTTCCTGTAAAGGTCCTAAAAATTATGTTACAGAAATTGACCAATTAGCTGAAAAAGCTATAGTAGAAATTTTAAAAGAATCTTATCCTTCTCATTCATTTTTAGGTGAAGAGTTTGGGAATTATGGTTCTTCTAAATCAGATTTTTTATGGATTATCGATCCAATAGATGGTACTACAAATTTTATACACGGATTTCCTAATTATGCAGTTTCTATAGCGCTTTCTTTTAAGGATAAAATTATTCAAGCAGTAATTTATGATCCATCTAGAGACGAATTATTTACTGCTAGTAGAGGATCTGGAGCTTTTTTAAATAATCGTCGTATAAGAGTATCAAAACAAAATATATTACAATATTCATTATTAGGAATGCATTGCAGTACGTTTAGCAAAAATGATGTTGAAAACAAGTTTAATATTTTAGCTGATGAATGTACTGCTGTGCGTAGAATGGGCTCTACTGTCATTGATCTTGCATATGTTGCATGTGGTAGATTGGATGGATTTTGTGGTATCAATTTAAAACCATGGGATTTAGCTGCTGGTTCACTAATAGTTACTGAAGCTGGAGGTCTAGTATCAGATTATTTTGGAGAGCAAGAATGGATGAATTCTGGAAATATAATAGCAGCAACACCTAAAATTTTCTCAAAGATATTAAATAAATTAAATAACTAA
- a CDS encoding TerC family protein encodes MGWALDPNIWIGFFTLIFLEVILGIDNLIFITILIDKLPFNQKDKALIVGIVFALIMRFILLFAISWLLNFNHPIFFISTFPFSIKNIILLIGGFILLIKSFLELYNRLTIKNNTIIKINNYTNFWFVVLEIVLLDAVFSLDAVITAISIVDNLIVMMIAITIAMIFMLIASKSLTIFLKLYPNIIILCLVFLIFIGLSLIFESIGITIPKEYFYLSILFSVLIEILTSFNKVNNMFENNSNKKIICDLIPLKDPINSLTLSSQKIDKFIINIDKLLFINVHNDNKIDKETILTKLDYNYFVLYDNIIDNIIGVGKIQTLIINGLYRDKNINVKDCCKPILIDLNVKSIDLLKIFSVRNCDIAFVMHDNKVIGFVTLKHMFDLLNKIDEISFHIKIL; translated from the coding sequence ATGGGATGGGCTCTAGATCCAAATATTTGGATCGGATTTTTTACATTGATTTTTTTGGAAGTAATTCTTGGAATTGATAATTTAATTTTTATTACTATTTTAATAGATAAATTACCTTTTAACCAAAAAGACAAAGCTCTTATAGTAGGTATTGTTTTTGCATTAATAATGCGCTTTATATTATTATTTGCAATATCTTGGTTATTAAACTTTAATCATCCAATTTTTTTTATATCTACATTTCCTTTTTCAATAAAAAATATAATTTTATTAATAGGTGGTTTTATTTTATTAATAAAAAGCTTTCTTGAACTATATAATAGATTAACTATAAAAAATAATACTATTATAAAAATAAATAATTATACTAATTTTTGGTTTGTAGTATTGGAAATAGTTTTATTAGATGCAGTTTTTTCTTTAGATGCAGTAATTACAGCAATTAGCATAGTAGATAATTTAATTGTAATGATGATTGCTATTACAATAGCAATGATTTTCATGCTAATAGCATCTAAATCTTTGACTATATTTTTAAAGTTATATCCTAATATAATAATATTATGTTTAGTATTTTTAATATTTATTGGCTTATCTTTAATATTTGAAAGTATTGGTATCACGATTCCAAAAGAATATTTTTATCTATCTATTTTGTTTTCTGTATTAATAGAAATATTAACTTCTTTTAATAAAGTTAATAATATGTTTGAAAATAATTCGAATAAAAAAATAATTTGTGATTTAATACCATTAAAAGATCCCATAAATTCTCTTACTTTATCTTCTCAAAAAATAGATAAATTTATTATAAATATAGATAAATTATTATTTATTAATGTTCATAATGATAATAAAATAGATAAAGAAACTATTTTAACAAAATTAGATTATAATTATTTTGTGTTATACGATAATATTATTGATAATATTATCGGAGTTGGTAAAATTCAAACATTAATAATAAATGGATTATATAGGGATAAAAATATTAATGTAAAAGATTGTTGTAAACCTATATTAATAGATTTAAATGTAAAATCTATTGATTTATTAAAAATTTTTTCTGTACGTAATTGTGATATTGCTTTTGTTATGCATGATAATAAAGTTATTGGCTTTGTTACATTAAAACATATGTTTGATTTATTAAATAAAATAGATGAAATTTCATTTCATATTAAAATATTGTGA
- a CDS encoding undecaprenyl-diphosphate phosphatase, with the protein MIYFLQAFVLGILEGITEFIPVSSTAHILLLEKLMQYQNPSKFFEVIIQSGAILAIIYIYKIRIFNILKGIVKLEYNAICIFRNIVISMIPSIIIGFLFIHLIKKLFFNYLIIAISLILGGFFIIIVEYLIYPKFSKIKIDNKNFFNKRYYISNIEDISSKQSLYIGLYQAIALIPGISRSGATIMGAMTLGIKRNIATEFSFFLAVPTIISASVYDIWVNLNSISINDFIPVIIGCISSYFISIYVIKSVIKYISHNTFLIFAWYRIFLGFLILLIYIAT; encoded by the coding sequence ATGATTTATTTTTTGCAAGCTTTTGTATTAGGTATATTAGAAGGTATAACAGAATTTATACCGGTATCTAGTACAGCGCACATTTTGCTATTAGAAAAGCTTATGCAATATCAAAATCCTTCTAAATTTTTTGAAGTAATAATTCAGTCTGGAGCAATATTAGCAATTATATATATATATAAAATTCGTATTTTTAATATATTAAAAGGAATAGTTAAATTAGAATATAATGCCATATGTATTTTTAGAAATATTGTCATTTCTATGATACCATCAATTATTATAGGATTTTTATTTATTCATTTAATAAAAAAACTTTTCTTTAATTATTTAATAATTGCTATATCATTGATATTAGGTGGTTTTTTTATTATTATAGTGGAATATTTAATTTATCCTAAATTTTCTAAAATTAAAATAGATAATAAAAACTTTTTTAACAAAAGATATTATATATCTAATATAGAAGATATATCTTCTAAACAATCTCTATATATTGGTTTATATCAAGCAATTGCTTTAATTCCAGGAATTTCTAGATCTGGAGCAACTATAATGGGAGCTATGACTTTAGGAATAAAGCGCAATATTGCAACAGAATTTTCTTTCTTTCTTGCAGTACCTACTATAATTAGTGCTTCTGTATATGATATTTGGGTTAATCTAAATAGTATTTCTATTAATGACTTTATTCCAGTTATTATAGGATGTATTTCCTCTTATTTTATTTCAATTTATGTTATCAAATCAGTAATAAAATATATATCTCATAATACCTTTCTTATATTTGCATGGTATAGAATTTTCTTAGGTTTTTTAATATTACTTATATATATTGCTACATAA
- a CDS encoding peptidylprolyl isomerase has protein sequence MNIYKKVSITTNYGNIILELNHEKAPKTVENFILYVKEGFYDGTIFHRIIDNFMIQGGGFSKGMIQKNTHNPIENEAFNGLKNLAYTIAMARTNEIHSATSQFFINLVDNNFLDYTAPTINGWGYTVFGKVIEGIDTVDKIGKLKTKNFGFYQDVPIDDVIMKKVELIYK, from the coding sequence ATGAATATATATAAAAAAGTTAGTATAACTACTAATTATGGCAATATAATTTTAGAATTAAATCATGAAAAAGCACCTAAAACAGTAGAAAATTTCATTTTGTATGTAAAAGAAGGATTTTATGATGGTACTATATTTCATAGAATTATAGATAATTTTATGATTCAAGGTGGTGGTTTTTCAAAAGGAATGATACAAAAAAATACTCATAATCCTATAGAAAATGAAGCATTTAATGGTTTAAAAAATTTAGCTTATACAATTGCTATGGCACGTACAAATGAAATTCATTCTGCTACATCACAATTTTTTATTAATTTAGTTGATAATAATTTTCTTGATTATACTGCACCAACCATAAATGGGTGGGGATATACAGTTTTTGGCAAAGTAATTGAAGGTATAGATACTGTAGATAAAATTGGGAAATTAAAAACTAAAAATTTTGGTTTTTATCAAGATGTACCAATAGATGATGTTATCATGAAAAAGGTAGAATTAATCTATAAATAA